The DNA window ACCGGCAGACGCGGGGTCTCTCGCCCTTCGAATGCGAGAGCTTCGCCGGTCTCGACTGGTTCCGGGCGATGGCCCGAAGGTTGAGGAGTGACGAGAACCTTCCCGACGCCTTCTACGTCTGGACGGCGAAACGGAGCAGCCTCGATGTCTTCCTCACGCTCGACCTCCGCCTGGTCAATGCGGCCGCTGCGATCGAGCGTGAGAAGTCCGGCTTCCGCCTGGGCGTCCGGGTCCGGTCCCCGATCCAACTCCTCGCCGACGAGGGCATCGACGAGCCGGATCCGTATCCCTGTGAACCGGGTCGGCAATACACGATGGCGGAGATCGCCCGCCTCGCCCCGTTCTGAAACGGCAGCACGGCCGCTGCTGCCCGATGACTTCCCGCTGACGCGGGATGGTCCCCACTTGCACCAACGAAAGGAGTGCCCATGAACCGTGTCCGGTTGTCACTGCGTCCCCATTTGCGCCCGTTGGCGCCAACCTGCTCGCGATGCTCGTTTCGCCGGATAGCAAGATGGGTTTGTGTGGCACACAAACCCGGCCTTCGGCCTCCATCTTGGCAAGGGAGGCGCTGCGCTTCCCGTTGCATCCCTCCGCAGGTGGCGCGTGCCGCGCCCGTGACCGGCCTCCGCCGGTTGCTTCCTTCCTCCCGTTCGTATCGGGAGGTGTAAGCATGGCCCGCCCCAGAACACCCGACGAGCGGCGCTTGACCCGCATCGTCCGCTTCCGCCTCACCGAGGCCGACCACATCCGTCTCGCCCGCGAGGCGGAAACGGTCGACATGTCGGTCGGCGAACTGGCCCGCGCGCTCACGCTCTCACGGGTCGAGCGCCTTGTCATCGAGGCCACCGCTTCGCATGACCCGGCCCTCGTCCGCCAGCTCTACCACATCGGCCACAACCTGAACCAGCTGACCAAGAACGCGCACATCTTCGGGCGCATCCAGCCGCGGGTCGAGGCGCTCTGCCGGCGCATCGACGCCCTGATGGACGAGGCCATCGGGAAGGAGGCGGACTGATGGTCCCGCGTCTCGCCGCCGAGGGCAGCTCCTTCCACGGAGCGTTCCTCTACTACGCCCATGACAAGCGGGCGCGGACCACGGCCAGGGTCGCGTGGACACACACGCTCAACCTGATGACCGACAGGATCGAGAAGGCTTGGAAGGTCATGGCCTACACGGCCCAACATGCCGCCCGGTTGAAATCCGCGGCAGGCCGGTCGCGAACCGGTGACCGGGTCGCCAAGCCTGTGATCTCCTACTCGCTCTCGTGGCATCCGGAACAGACTCCGGACAAGGAGACGATGCTCGAAGCTGCCCGGACCTCGATCGACAAGCTCGGATTGGCCGAACACGAGGCGGTAATCGTCGCCCACCGGGACGAGCCGCAACCCCACGTCCATGTCATCGTCAACCGCATCCATCCGGTCACCGGCATGGCCGCCAATCTGTATCGCTCGAAGCGCAAGCTCCAGGATTGGGCGCGGGAGTATCAGAAAAAGGAAGGGACCAGCTACTGCCCCCAACGGGAGGAGAACCACCGCAAGCGCCGGCAAGGCGGGAAGACGCGATACGCCAATCCCGTTCTCGTGGAGGCCTGGACCGGCAGCCGGACCGGAGAAGGATTCGTGCGGGAACTCGAATCCAAGGGCTATCGTTTGACTCGCGGACGCAAGCGTCTCGTGGTGGTCGATCCGTACGGCAAGTCTTCCAATCCGATCCGCGATCTGAAGGCGGCTATGGGAGGGGAGTTCCGTGAGCAGGTGTTCAGGGATCGGATGGCGGATATCGATCCGACGTCGCTTCCGACGCCGGAAGTGATCAAAGCGGGTATCGAGGCCGATGAGCGACAACGGGATGAGGAACGCAGGGCACGAGAGAAGGCGATTGCCGACCGGATGACCCGCCAAAAACGGGAACACCGCAAGCAACGCGGAGCTCTGGAGGAAAGTCACGACCGGAGGATCGAGGGTGCCCGAAGTGACCTCATGGTCTACCATCGGATGGCCGAGAAGACGGAGGCGATCGGACGATTGCGGGACCAGCTCCATTGCCCGGGACTTGTGCGCAGGATCGGCTTCGCACTTTTCCGTTCGGACCGAAAGCTCAGGCAGGAGCTTCGGGAGCTGGAGGACCGGCAAGAGCGCTCGACGCAAAGGATCGAAGAGTCACTCGCAGCAATGACGAGGGAGAGGAAGCAGGATCTTGACCGGCTTCAACGCAGGCAGTTGCGCGAGTTCGAAGCATTGGTCAGGCTTTCGAAGCAGAGGAACCAGCCCGAGCGCTCGGGGGCGAAGGAGTGGGCGTCGCCCGCCATGGGGCAAGCCTTCGGACCCGACTTGGCAAGCCGCCCGGCTCCGGGAACAAGGTAAAGGAGGCGGAGGCTATCTGTGCCGTTGCCCGAACCTCCGAAGAAGTTAGGCGTATCAATCCTGAGTCTCAGGAAGCAATGCCGTAGTAACCTTTGAGCGCCGCGGTGAGGAGCTCACCCGCCACAGCTGCGGGCACTTTAAGGAGACCTTCACCCGCACTTGCAAACGCCCGTCCCATGAGCCCCGAGACTCGTGGGCCGAATGTTCCGTCGCTTTTGGGAGCCTCCGATTCGACGGCGTCGATCAGCTTTCCGATTTCACCCGGGTCCAATCCGAGGTCGGTCAGTGCATCAATCAGTTCTCCACGTCCCGCCTGCGGAACCGACACCGATTGCTGGGAGAATCCGGAACTGCCTGCCGCGAAGTTCTCCACATCGCCCTGAATGTGGGTGTGGAATATCCGGTCGACCGTTCCCGCTTTTCTCTCCCTCAAGTCGACGAGAGGATCTCCAGTTTGGTCGGCCTCTGACTCAAGCTCCAATGTGAAGTTCAGAATGCGGTTGCGAACGCTGTCGAGGACACCTTCGAGCGCCGACACGGACAGAATCTTTTGCATTGCCCCGAGGTGAAAGCCAGGGGCAATCGATGGATCGTGAACGAAACCACATGCTTCGGGTGCAATCCGGAAGGTGATGTAGCCATCCGTTGCCGAATCGGCTTGTTCTTCCAGGACGCGCACCCCCGGGAGCAGTGGCAGCGTGAAAACATGATCCCGGACGCGCTCATCAACTGCGGTTCTTGGGATTGGCACATTCCGAATCTCGCTGCTGAACGATCCGAAGTAGTGACCGTTCACGCAGGGCGTTCCGATGATACGGTAGGCAGGTAGTGCCTCGGCATCCGAATAGCCGTTCAGCTCATGGTTAACCCATTCCTTCAGCGCAGCGTTGTCGATTCGCTGCGCGAGAACCCTGCACTTCCGGAGCAGCGAGCTCAGATCCGACTCTCCGTCCACGGCCTCGTTCTGGATTTGGGTCAGCAAATCTCCCATGGAATGACGTTAAGGGACGCCTCCGCAATCCCGCCATTCCAATGTTGAAAAGCTCTTGTAGCCGACCGAGTTCCATCTCGCTTCCCAAAAGCGTTGTTAGGTCCCCTCCGGTTGGTCTCCAGAATGAGAGACTCTGTTAGACGTCTACGGCAACGGCGGTGCAAGGACAGCCGAGGGGGAAGTTGCAGGATGTTTCGACACCTTCGCGAACTCGATTAGGCTGTCATCAAATATTTCCGCCAAAGCTTGGAACAAGATCGGGTCGAACGTCCTCGCCATGGCGGCAGCGAAGGACGCGGCATACGCTGTCTCCATTCGTAGGTCCCCCGGCGCGGCCGGGTCGGGCACAGCGAGTGCAATCACTTCAAATTCACCGCGGCGCAGGTGGGCGGTCAGAATGAACTGGCAACTGTCCGCATGCAGCGATCCATGCGCCCGGATATGGACGAGATCGCCCTCATACACCTGGCCGGCCGAGAATGGGTTCGGAGCATCGACCCTACAGTCGACGAGCATACGAACCGTCTCGAAGCTGTGATCGAGCAGCTCGACGGTCCACGGCTTCTCGAAAACACCCTCAGCGCAGTACCCCGAGCGACCTCGGGTGAAACTGAACACCAGCTTGTTTCTTTCTGAGCTCCGGATTTTCATCTCCCTGAGAAGGTTTGGTTAATGAAAGCTAACAGAAAGCTTTTCTCGGTACAAGCCCCTACACTGTCGCGAGGGTCACCTTCTTCTCGATCGGCCATCGCTTCTCGAGCAGCCGCTCGAACACGACCGTGGCAAGCTCCTCAAGGGTGACTTGCGACTCGTCGGCATACTGCTTGAGCTGGCTTCGCAGCTCAGGAGTGACTCGAATATTGAGGCTGACCTTTTTCTGAGCTGTGGCTGATTTGGTGTTCATGGCATACCAAGTATGCATGGGGTCGTGCACCCAGCAAGAAATTTCATCAGCTTGTGACTCGCAATTTGCGACAAATTGGGTGCATATTGCATCCAGTCGGCCGAGAGCCGATTTGGAAACGGTGCTCTCGGCTCCGGCTGCCGTATTATGGGGAAATCGAGATCGATTTTTCGAAGCCGATCGCCACTGCCCGCCCGCGGAACTGACAGATTGGGTATCCGGACGGTGCCGAGAGCCGGTATCAGCTCCATCTTCGGGGTAATTGAACTCGAGATTGGTGCGGATATGCAGCTGAATTGGAAGGATTTTGCCTTGCTTGATGAGCCGGCTGCACCTGCCCGCGGTCTTTTTCCTTGCAGACTCGGCGGCAAATCGCATCCATCAGCAGCAATTCTTGGGTTTTCCGCCCGAGGCAATCAAAGCTCTGTTGTTGTGAAGCTGCCGTCCGAGGAGCAAATTATCGAAGGTGCTCGACGATGGATCGAGCAGTTCAGGGGAGGTAAATCCATAGATGCTCTCTGGAAGGCGTACGAAGAGCGGTGCACGCGGCAAAACGCCAAACCTTTGCTGACCAGTGGACAGTGGAAAACCACGCTGTCTCGCGGAGAGCGCCGGCCCGACCTTTCGTGGACACGGTTACAGGCCATGGCGGATATTCTGGAAATTCCCTGTCTCCAAATCTTCTTCAGCTTCTGCCAGCGCCCAACGATCAGGGACGTGATCCATGGCCACGCGAAAGCCTGGTCGATCAACCGTGACCCGACGGACGGTTCCGAGGGATGTGAGGTGCGTTCTCTGGCCAACAACATCGCTTCAAAACTTTCTGTCCGCATTGACTACCTGAAGATCGAGGCTGGGGGCAAGACAGGCTGGAGTCCCCACAACGGGTATGAGTTCGCGTTCGTTTTCCAAGGCAAAGGCCTGAGGTTTCTCATCGGCGAGAGCGAGGACCGGGATCAGGCGAAACCGTTCCAGGTGCAGGAAGACGAGGCGATCGCGTTTCCTTCCGGCCTCTGGCATTGCATCGAGAATATCGGTGGTAATGAGGCGATTCTCGCGGTAGCACGCCCGGCCAAATGCAGACCGGTCACGCTGGACGGGTGACGCTACCGAAAGGTTTGGGCCAAAAAGGCGCGGGATTGTGATCCGCGGGGGCGCGGCAGGATCGGGATTCCGGTAAGCTTGCCAGCCGGGCGATAGGTTGCAGTGCGGACTTCCGGGTTCTCTGCCGGATCGATCATCTGTCCCAATGACGGCGGATCGCCGCCCCGGTCAGGATTCTTCCGTCTCGGAAAAGTGATGCGCCTTGCACTCCAGAATGAACTGACCCGCATAACGCACTTCAACCAAGTCGAGCCCCATGTAGGACAGATACATCATCACCTCGGGCAATCGGAGAAGCTGCTCGACGGTCAACCGACTCTCATTGGGCAAATCGTGAAAGATCACCCGTTTGTTAATTTTGATTGTCATTCGTATTTCTCGTAGGTTTTTCCCGGCGTTCACACGATCACCGACCAATGACTAACGCACCCATTCAAGAATCGCGCAAGCAACGATTTGAATTAAGTTCTGTAAATTTGCTCGCAAGAACCTCTGCTGGATTCGGAATCGGCCCAGATCTTTTGATCGCTTAGCTCGCGATGGCTGCTGCAGACTGCCAGCAGCGTCTTCGAGCTTTCGGGGAAATTGGGCTGTTTCTGGAATCTTCTGCCGACGGTTTTCAGTTGTAAGGGGAAGGCCTTCCCCTCGCGGCTGCTGCGTGCGCCGCTACCCCATCCAGCAGGGGCACCCCGCAACGCCCCGAAGACCAGCCGCACCACCGGCACCGGTTGTCCGCCGCTCTCTCTCGCTCGTGCCTCGCTCCCGAGCCGGACGGCCAACCCGTGCCGCCTCCACCCTGCCACGGAGGCACCGAAACCCGCATACGCGGGATTCGGCGGGGAAGAGGATCTGCCTCCGGGCTAAGAGGCTCCCGCCTCCCGCGCCCGCAACCCCAATCGCCGTGACCGTGGCTCGCTGCGCTGCGCCCGCACCATCCCGTCGATTCCGGCTGCGGTTGCTACCGCCGGAGTTGGAGAGCGGGTATGGGTTTCGCACGGAGTGCCAAACCGCCTCGCGAATTTTCTCGACACCATCGGGGTCACCTGAGATCGGGCGGCATGCTCCTAAGGTACCTTCTGGCCATCCCGGCCGTTTCGATCGGATTCGCCTCCGCACAGACCGCGGATGATGGCCCATCCACTACCGGAGAGCCCGATGTCGCGGTCACGGAGATTTCGGATGTTCCGCTGTTTACGCCGCCCGTTGAAGTGCCGCGCATCGCTCCCCGTGAGTTTCGAATCATTCGGGACCGCCGGAATCTGTCGGGTGGACGCGCGGTGGATGCCACCGTTGTCGGGGACCCGGGAATTCCCAAGCCTCCGGAGCCTCCACCCTCGGCTCCCTTGACCGAGGAGCAACTGGCGGAATTCGCGAGCTACCATCAGACCTACAAGTTCCTCAGCATAGGGGCCACGGTCTACAACGGAGAGCTGTCGAGGTTCTCCTGGTCCTACGAAGGACAGCACTACGTCGGCTGGTCGAACATCGACTTTTGCCTCCTTCAGGGCCTGGGTGACATCGAGAAAGGGGAAACCACATACAGCATGTTCCTCATCGCCGGCCGGATCAATGATCCTCCTCCCGAGAGCGGGCTCACTCTGGAGATTCCGGAACACCCCGAGCTTCCGAGTGACGAGGTCGCCTTCGTGGTGACGCAGGGAGATCCGGCCAACGATGACGCGCTCCAAGGGATTGTCGCCCTGCATGAGATCTACGTGACCCGAAAGGACGAACTTGTGATTGCCCACGAGAAGAATCTTGAGAACGCCCGGCAGGCCAAAGCGTGGAGGGATGCGAACCCTCCCCAGCCAAAGGACATCAAAGTGAATTTCTGGCGCCGCTGATCTGCATATGAAACTCCCGATCCTACTCGGTCTCCTATCCGCCTGCACCGCCTTCGGCCAAGGGCCCGTCCTCCCCGAGCCTCTGATCGAAGCCGGGGGCGAGGGTTCATTCGAAGTCAACTGGCACGGGGAGGACGACCACGTCTACTTCCTCCAGTTCTCCGACAATCTGTCGGATTGGTTCTATTGTCCGGACATCCGGGAAGGTTTCGACGAGTCGATTGCCTACGGCTTCTGGAGCAACTCGCCGGCACTCTTCCTTCGCGTGCAAACGACGAACCAGAGCTATAGCAATCCGGTCCTTGAGGATTTCGACTCGGACGGCATCGCGAATTGGGTCGAGGTTGAGCTTCTGAGTTCGGATCCTCTGAATGCCGACAGCGATGGCGACACCATCGGTGACGCAGCGGAAGATACCGACGGCGACGGCATCCTTGACGTCAACGAAGCCCTCTGGGGCGTCAGCAGCCACTACCTTGCCGATACCGACGGCGACGGGCTGGACGACGCTACGGAGCTGGCTCTAGGCCTGAACCCCCTGATTGCCGATACCGATTTTGACGGGACTGGCGACGCCACCGACAACCTCGGACTCGTGGCCAACGGCACCGTGCCGACCGATCCAACCCCTTCCGCCGGACCAACCATCACGATCCTGACTCCCGGCGTGACCCTTCTTCCCTGATTACCCGATGAGACCCCATGCCTTCGCAGGTCTGCTGACCCTTTGCGCCCTCGTATCGAGCCCGGCTGAGGAGCCGGTGCCTGCCCCTGAAGCCATCCCTGCCGATGCTCTGACCGAGCTGCGTTACCGCAGCGTGTTGCCAATGCCTTACTTCGAGGAGAATGGGCAACCGCAGGCCGCCGAGCTCGAGGCGCTGCAGGCTGCGATCTCCGCTTGGAAAAAGGGAGAGGACAAAGAGGACCGTCTCGGCCCCTTGAAGGGCTTTGTCGAGGCCCACCCCGCCGGAACGTTCCGACTTTGGGTGGAGGCATCGATTGCCGACGAGCTTTACAGATCCGGGCGCTACAGTGCGGCCCTTCGCTCATGGGAATCGGCTTGGAGCCGCTCGAAAGGAATGTTCGAGAGCAAACCACGGCAGAAGGCGTACGCCGGACGCGTGGGTGTCGAACTGGGCGGGCTCTATGCCCGGCTCGGCAGGAAGCACGATCTCGGGCGACTGCTGCAGGACCTGGACGGATTCGCTCTGATCGGACCGGATACCGAGAAGCGCCAACGGATCAGGGAGGCCTACACGCAGATGGGCCTGCACCCGGAGCGGTCGTTCAACTGCGGTCCGTTCGCACTCGCGAACGCTCTGGAGTCCACCGATGTCGAGCGCAAGGTCGTGGCCGAGATCCGCAACACGCCGGGGGATGGGGGCGGATTCACGTTGGCTGACCTCAAGGCGATGCTCGATGAGCACGGGTTGAAGTGGCAGGTCGCACGCCTCGGCGAAGAGGGGAAGCCGGTGTTTCCCTGTGTGGTCCACTGGCATGCGGACCACTATGCAGCAGCCCTGAAGTCGCGTGGCAGCAAGGTGCTGGTGGTCGATCCGACCTTTGAGGTTCGGAAGTGGATTCCGATGGATGAGTTTCTGGCCGAGTCCAGCGGCTCGTTCCTGATCCCCGGAGAGCAGCCTCCTTCGGGATGGGAGGCGCTCAGCCAGTCGGAGATGGCTTCGGTCAATGGCCGGGGTGCCCCCGAAGCCAAGGATGACGACGATGACGGCTGCGAGAAGTCATGCGGTGGAGGTTCGGGCATGCCCTACTACGGCTACGACGAGTTCTCCCTCGGGATCATGATCCGCGACACGCCGCTCGTCATGGAGACCCCGTTCGGGCCGGGCATGCAGTTCACCCTGACCTACAAGGAGAACTCCAAGGTCCGCGACGACCCGAACATGCCTTTCAGCAACGTCGGAACCAAATGGAGCTTCAACTTCCATTCATTCATCCGCCAGGACGACGTCGATACCTCGAAGTACCGTCTTTACCTGCCCGGCGGACGGCAGGAGACCCACGTCCATAACGGGACGGATTTCGATCTCAACCGGATGTCCCACGCGCAGCTTACCACGATCACCGGTGGGTACAAGCGGACGTCCAACGATGGATTTGAGATGCTGTTCACGAAGTTGTCTGACGACACGGAACGTCACTACCTGACCGAACTGCGTGATCCGCAAGGGAACTCCCTCACGCTCAGCTACATCGCAGGTCCGAGCAGTGTCGGAGACCTGCTGGATGAGGTTGCAGACGGCTTCGGCCGCAAGCTCGTCTTCAAGTATGAGGAGGCCGGCGAACCGTGGCTCGTGAGCCGTGTCGTTGAGAAGGTGGGCGCCACCGAGTGCCGGGAAGTCTCACTCGACTACGCGGACGGCGAGCTTGCCGGAATCACCGACGCGGAGGGCATCTATTCGAGCTTCGGATACGCGGACGCGACCGATCTTAGCGCGGTCTCCTCGATGACCACCCCGTATGGAACGACCCGGTTCGACAAGACCTCGTTCACGCGTCCGTTCGGCAGCCCCGCCAACGACCTCTACTTCTCCACCCTTACGATTACCGACCCCGTTGGTCTGCAGGAGAAGCTGCTCTATGCCCCTTTCGTCGATGACGACGCGTTCCCAGAGGTCGACGAGAGTGCTTTCGACCAGCTCGACAACACCAACAACCCATTCTGGCCGGAGAGCAACGTTTGGGTCCGGGATGCCTACCTGAACGAGGCGGTCACATTTCATTGGGACAAGAAGGCCAACAAGTACCACCCGCCGAACTTCCAGACCGGCAAGAATTTCGAGTTCTCAAGCTTCACGGTGTGGATGCTCGGCTATGTTCCGTCGCTGGGGATCTACAAGACCATGCCCTACGTGGACGCCACCAAAACTCCGCTGACGGAGTGGCAGCTGGCTGATTACCCCGACGATACGCCCGCCGAGGATCTTCCGACTGATCCGGTCGACTTTCTCCCGATCGCCGAGGGAATGATGGTCAGGAACGAGTCCGGAGCCCTTACGCCCGCCATCTCAAGATTCGAATACACCTCGACGGGATTGGTGAAAGTGGCAACCGATCCACTCGGCCGCCGTCTGGAGTACATTTACGCCGGCAACGGAATCGACGTGGAGGAAGTATGGGTTGGAGAACCCACGGGCGGGAACCCGGGCGAGTATCAGACGAGCGGAATGGTTTACGGAGGAAGTGTCAGCTACCTGCCCACCGAGATTTACGATGCGGCCAACAACAAAACCACCATCGTCTACAATTCGAAGGGTCAGGTGACCCAGGTTACGAATGCTCTCAACGAAATTCTCGACTTTACCTACGGATGGCCGACCGGATTCACGGATCCAACGCCGGGATCTACCGCCGCCGACAACGACGGATTTCTGCAATCGATCAAACTGACTGACTCGGCCAACAGTCTCTCGGCAGTAACCGTTCTTTCACTGACCTACCACGACAACACCGGCTACGTTCACACGGCTACGGACTCTCTGACCGGACTGGTGACCACGTTCAACACCTACGATGACCTCGGCAGAGTCACCAAGGTGACGCATCCGGACCAGAGCACCGAGGAGTATTTCTACGAGCTCGATGGGGTGAAGTATCTCGATCCGGTTCGACATCTGAACCGGGAAGGCATGAACACCCACTATGCCTACAACGGGAATCGCCAACTGATCTCGATCATCGATCCCGAAATGCGGAATACCCGCATCAAGTGGTGCTCCTGCGGGCACATGGAGGCCATTACCGATGCCCTCGGGCGGCATACGGAGTGGAAGCGGGACCTGCTCGGGCGGGTCACCCGAAAAATCCTGCCCGATGGTAAGGAGATCTCTTACACCTACGAGGGGGAGAGCGGCCGGCTGGACACGGTCACCTATCCGGAGGAACAAGGCGGGGCGAACGCGTCCGTTGACTTTGATTGGCATCTGGACGGCCAGCTTGCCGAGAAGAGCCATCCGGGCGACACCGACCCCTTCTTCGCGCAATTTACCTACGACGACCTCCTCGGTCGAATGCAGACGGCGAAGTGGTATGACGAAGACGGCGTCCAGCAGACCACGAGCTATGGCTACCATTCGCTGGTCAGCGCTCTTGGGAGCGGGCAGACCGGGAACCTGGGTGCGGGTCTGCTCCATACGGTGGACGGGCCGTGGGCGGACGACACCGTGGTCCACTCGTACGATGCGCTGAACCGACGGATCGGCACTCAGATTGCCGACGACGGCTCCCCTTGGGCCAATCCCACCTTCAGTTGGGCGATCTCGACCATCGATGGGCTGGG is part of the Haloferula helveola genome and encodes:
- a CDS encoding plasmid mobilization protein, giving the protein MARPRTPDERRLTRIVRFRLTEADHIRLAREAETVDMSVGELARALTLSRVERLVIEATASHDPALVRQLYHIGHNLNQLTKNAHIFGRIQPRVEALCRRIDALMDEAIGKEAD
- a CDS encoding relaxase/mobilization nuclease domain-containing protein, with translation MVPRLAAEGSSFHGAFLYYAHDKRARTTARVAWTHTLNLMTDRIEKAWKVMAYTAQHAARLKSAAGRSRTGDRVAKPVISYSLSWHPEQTPDKETMLEAARTSIDKLGLAEHEAVIVAHRDEPQPHVHVIVNRIHPVTGMAANLYRSKRKLQDWAREYQKKEGTSYCPQREENHRKRRQGGKTRYANPVLVEAWTGSRTGEGFVRELESKGYRLTRGRKRLVVVDPYGKSSNPIRDLKAAMGGEFREQVFRDRMADIDPTSLPTPEVIKAGIEADERQRDEERRAREKAIADRMTRQKREHRKQRGALEESHDRRIEGARSDLMVYHRMAEKTEAIGRLRDQLHCPGLVRRIGFALFRSDRKLRQELRELEDRQERSTQRIEESLAAMTRERKQDLDRLQRRQLREFEALVRLSKQRNQPERSGAKEWASPAMGQAFGPDLASRPAPGTR
- a CDS encoding cupin domain-containing protein, whose translation is MGIRTVPRAGISSIFGVIELEIGADMQLNWKDFALLDEPAAPARGLFPCRLGGKSHPSAAILGFSARGNQSSVVVKLPSEEQIIEGARRWIEQFRGGKSIDALWKAYEERCTRQNAKPLLTSGQWKTTLSRGERRPDLSWTRLQAMADILEIPCLQIFFSFCQRPTIRDVIHGHAKAWSINRDPTDGSEGCEVRSLANNIASKLSVRIDYLKIEAGGKTGWSPHNGYEFAFVFQGKGLRFLIGESEDRDQAKPFQVQEDEAIAFPSGLWHCIENIGGNEAILAVARPAKCRPVTLDG
- a CDS encoding RHS repeat-associated core domain-containing protein is translated as MRPHAFAGLLTLCALVSSPAEEPVPAPEAIPADALTELRYRSVLPMPYFEENGQPQAAELEALQAAISAWKKGEDKEDRLGPLKGFVEAHPAGTFRLWVEASIADELYRSGRYSAALRSWESAWSRSKGMFESKPRQKAYAGRVGVELGGLYARLGRKHDLGRLLQDLDGFALIGPDTEKRQRIREAYTQMGLHPERSFNCGPFALANALESTDVERKVVAEIRNTPGDGGGFTLADLKAMLDEHGLKWQVARLGEEGKPVFPCVVHWHADHYAAALKSRGSKVLVVDPTFEVRKWIPMDEFLAESSGSFLIPGEQPPSGWEALSQSEMASVNGRGAPEAKDDDDDGCEKSCGGGSGMPYYGYDEFSLGIMIRDTPLVMETPFGPGMQFTLTYKENSKVRDDPNMPFSNVGTKWSFNFHSFIRQDDVDTSKYRLYLPGGRQETHVHNGTDFDLNRMSHAQLTTITGGYKRTSNDGFEMLFTKLSDDTERHYLTELRDPQGNSLTLSYIAGPSSVGDLLDEVADGFGRKLVFKYEEAGEPWLVSRVVEKVGATECREVSLDYADGELAGITDAEGIYSSFGYADATDLSAVSSMTTPYGTTRFDKTSFTRPFGSPANDLYFSTLTITDPVGLQEKLLYAPFVDDDAFPEVDESAFDQLDNTNNPFWPESNVWVRDAYLNEAVTFHWDKKANKYHPPNFQTGKNFEFSSFTVWMLGYVPSLGIYKTMPYVDATKTPLTEWQLADYPDDTPAEDLPTDPVDFLPIAEGMMVRNESGALTPAISRFEYTSTGLVKVATDPLGRRLEYIYAGNGIDVEEVWVGEPTGGNPGEYQTSGMVYGGSVSYLPTEIYDAANNKTTIVYNSKGQVTQVTNALNEILDFTYGWPTGFTDPTPGSTAADNDGFLQSIKLTDSANSLSAVTVLSLTYHDNTGYVHTATDSLTGLVTTFNTYDDLGRVTKVTHPDQSTEEYFYELDGVKYLDPVRHLNREGMNTHYAYNGNRQLISIIDPEMRNTRIKWCSCGHMEAITDALGRHTEWKRDLLGRVTRKILPDGKEISYTYEGESGRLDTVTYPEEQGGANASVDFDWHLDGQLAEKSHPGDTDPFFAQFTYDDLLGRMQTAKWYDEDGVQQTTSYGYHSLVSALGSGQTGNLGAGLLHTVDGPWADDTVVHSYDALNRRIGTQIADDGSPWANPTFSWAISTIDGLGRITQHVNDMGTFTTAYTGTDTRPDSVTRGSFQTLYNYLPSNQGGFLSQIHNKHGSTTISKFDYTYTPDGKIATWTKEQGGTVKFMEFVHDLAGQLTKATIRQTNASGAILETLGYGYDRAGNRTAKTVDGEPFTANFNSRNQLTTGDFLGEVPFVGEMDEWAEVEVTAGGETKEARVREFGSSWIFETKVPLESDGTTQVDVQATDVTSNVTSKSYRIDSGSGQWASLTYDDNGNTVSRTVDGVTTTYTWDRENRLETVSVGGVTERFVYNATGERVKIIRDPGGAGEVERRFVWIGGIRPAQERSGSNVIVSKFHAEGELRRNSSTFDDYLYCRDHLGSVREFVASSGSVVACRDYSPYGILDQIGSPTLEPSLGYAGYFNHELSSNYLTAYRAYDPSLGRWVSSDPWESIVGTAAERLPEGPNLYGYVGNSVLSSLDPLGLREYGLGINGVAAAVGGGCGELGIYISGDSSKPLLDRIGLYGGVGAVVGFDIGVGLTASAYADGDLAGRTTNVGAGLGPFGVGLGQPSDGGDLFDEAGKAISEVVNGTGENKGGACASVNLGAPVAATASRTHTGVLTPGDVVRAIGGFIKSIIP